The segment ATGACAAAGTTTCTATATTTTTCAGTTAGTTAATAAAATTATCATGAAATGTCAAGATGTTAAACCCGCTCAACCATTTTCTGTTTAATATCCGCAATTTTTTGCGCAGGATTCAAGCCTTTGGGGCATGTTTTAGTACAATTCATAATCGTGTGACAGCGATATAGTCTGAACGGATCTTCAAGCTCATCAAGGCGTTCGCCTGTAGCATCATCACGCGAATCAAAAATCCAACGATGCGCTTGTAATAAAATAGCAGGCCCTAAATAACGATCACCATTCCACCAATAACTGGGGCACGATGTTGTACACGAAAAGCAAAGAATACATTCCCAAGTACCGTCTAATTTTTCGCGTTCTTCGGGGCTTTGAAGTCTTTCTTTTGTGCTCGACACTGGGCTATCATTTTGTAGCCATGGTTTAATCGAGGCATATTGGGCATAAGCTTGTGTGAGATCTGGCACAAGATCTTTAATCACCGGCATATGGGGTAAAGGATAAATTTTGATATCACCACAGATTTCATCAATCGGTTTGGTGCAAGCAAGGGTATTCGTTCCATCAATATTCATAGCACAAGACCCACAAATACCTTCTCGACAAGAGCGTCTAAATGTCAACGTTGAATCGACCTGATCTTTAATTTTAATCAGCGCATCCAACACCATTGGACCACATTCATCTAAATCAATTTCAAAATCATCTAAAGATGGATTTTGACCATCATCAGGGTTCCAACGATATACTTTCACATGTCTTGGATTTTTTGGTATACCTAAGGCTTTAACCTCTTTACCTTTTGTTATTTTTGAATTTTTTGGAAGTGCAAATTCAACCATTTTTTTAAAGCCTCGTTAACATTAAGAACGTAAAGTTTAGTATATAGTCGATAGACATTGGAAGGATACATCGTCATGCCTCACTTATGTATATAGAGAT is part of the Alphaproteobacteria bacterium genome and harbors:
- a CDS encoding succinate dehydrogenase iron-sulfur subunit, which codes for MVEFALPKNSKITKGKEVKALGIPKNPRHVKVYRWNPDDGQNPSLDDFEIDLDECGPMVLDALIKIKDQVDSTLTFRRSCREGICGSCAMNIDGTNTLACTKPIDEICGDIKIYPLPHMPVIKDLVPDLTQAYAQYASIKPWLQNDSPVSSTKERLQSPEEREKLDGTWECILCFSCTTSCPSYWWNGDRYLGPAILLQAHRWIFDSRDDATGERLDELEDPFRLYRCHTIMNCTKTCPKGLNPAQKIADIKQKMVERV